Proteins encoded by one window of Lates calcarifer isolate ASB-BC8 linkage group LG5, TLL_Latcal_v3, whole genome shotgun sequence:
- the hand2 gene encoding heart- and neural crest derivatives-expressed protein 2, translated as MSLVSGFPHHPVMHHHDSHHYSLHAATAGRCHEDTGAPPYFTSWLISHADMSPTEYSLAPGYSPEYHGNSGGGSTGGLDPHHHHHHHYGPGGLVPGAGTISVNGATVGMHHHHHTHPRTVKRRPTANRKERRRTQSINSAFAELRECIPNVPADTKLSKIKTLRLATSYISYLMDILDKDGQQGDTQAFKAELKKTEAREERRKREAVEIPKTTSSSSSSSLSSSSAGDKKSKGRTGWPQHVWALELKQ; from the exons atGAGTCTTGTCTCGGGCTTCCCTCACCACCCGGTCATGCACCACCACGACAGCCATCACTACTCCTTGCATGCTGCGACTGCCGGTCGGTGTCACGAGGACACCGGGGCTCCTCCTTACTTTACGAGCTGGCTGATAAGCCACGCGGATATGTCCCCCACTGAGTATAGCCTCGCACCCGGTTACAGCCCTGAGTACCATGGCAACAGCGGCGGCGGGTCCACCGGCGGCCTGGAcccccaccatcaccatcaccaccactacGGGCCCGGAGGCTTGGTTCCGGGGGCCGGCACGATCTCTGTGAACGGAGCTACGGTCGGTATgcaccaccaccatcacacaCATCCTCGGACCGTGAAGCGGAGACCCACGGCCAACCGGAAGGAGAGGCGGCGGACCCAGAGTATTAACTCGGCCTTTGCGGAGCTGAGGGAGTGTATCCCCAACGTCCCGGCCGACACAAAGCTGTCCAAGATCAAGACGCTGCGGCTGGCCACCAGCTACATCTCCTACCTGATGGACATCCTGGACAAGGACGGACAGCAAGGGGACACACAGGCTTTCAAGGCCGAGTTGAAAAAGACGGAGGCTCGGGAGGAGCGGAGGAAGAGAGAGGCG gtggagaTCCCCAAGACaacttcatcatcatcgtcCTCCTCGTTGTCCTCCTCATCAGCGGGCGATAAGAAGAGTAAAGGGCGGACAGGGTGGCCTCAACATGTCTGGGCTCTGGAACTCAAACAGTAg